The window attctttttcaaaaatataggGCGTGAAATTGTTACCATAAATAGTGAATAAATATCTTCAACAATAGTTgaaatactaaaaaataaaaataaaaaaaaaataaagaagggaatATACATGACAACAATTTTGGAGACTTAAAAGCTGGTTGGTTGGTTGGGTGCAGCGTAAGTAATTTATCTAGGATGGCGACACAGATGATAATTGCTCAGCTCTAGTTATATTATGGCTACAAAATTGCCAACACATTGCTGAAAAATTCTATGGTACACCTCACAGGTTGAGTGACAAACAGTAATCCTCTGCCGCCGTTTCACTAATGAAGTGAAGCTTCTTGAATTCTAGCTTCTACTACAGCTAAAGTTTCTGTAATGGAATTGTaatattttaatttcatttggAGGAAATTTGATCATCTAAAAATGGCGTCTTTCCAGTTATTGAAGTCCCCATTCTCATTTTCTCAGTCTAATCCTGATGTTTTTAGCACCATGGTCCGAAGGAGGTTTCTGCGTATGAGGTTTCAGAGGAAAAATCGAATCTTGAATACATTTGTTGATACAAAGTTTAGGGTTTGTTGTAGAGTTCAAGACAGTGGAAACCAGAGTAGTAGTGGTAATCTTTCTAACttgaaatttatttcaaaaagccttgttttttttcctttgatCAGGAAAAATCCTTGTTTTTAGTGGTATTGGATAtgattttgtgtgtgtgtgtaacaTGATTTCAGTTGTAGCATAGTTTTGCTGTTCCAGTCCAttattttttcttcaattcttggaGATATTGGATTTGGTGAAAATTAAAAGAGGCTGAATAACTTGTGGCTAGATCAGAAAGTAAGTACTGATAGTTTAAGTGAAGTATCAGTTAATTGATTGCAAAAGGTGATTTGCCTCTCTTTATGAGGTTCAATGGATTGATTGTCCTGGCCGTGGtaattaagagaaaaatgaaaatttgaaatatttcAGGCAAAAGGGGAAAGTGTTAAACGTAGAATTAAATATTGGACGGGCTATTAGGTGAGCTATCTCCGTAGATCTATTCCGTAGTGATTGAACTTTTCAGCTTTTGATGGGAATTCCCTACATATCTTAAGGTTGAatcccttgaaaatgtattcaaATACAATGGTCAAGTCTTTCAAAAAAAGCAGCAGCTCTGGCTTAAATTTCTGAATTTTATTGGTTGTGGTTGAATGGATTGACTTGCCTAATGAACATAAGCCAATCGCTCAACTATCGTGAAGCCTCCATTTTCACACCGTCTTGAAAGTGTTGTAGCTTTTACTTGAATACACTCTTGATTTTTTAAAGAAGAATCTCAAATCCAATGTTGGTTCTTCACAGGTGAAGAACCTCCGGAGTCATTGTTCATGAAAGAGTTGAGAAGACGTGGCATGACTCCAACTTCATTGCTTGAGGAGACAAACACAAACACCAAAGAAGACGAGGAGACAATATCTAGGGAAGAAGATGGAGGCTTCTATCGAAGAAATGCACTCTCAACAGATTCTGGAAGAAATTTGACTAATCAAAGGGAGCAGTCTATGGCACTGAATAGTGAAGGCCTTGAGGTCGGCATAATTCCTCCTCCTTATACGTTGTATGAATTTAGTTCCACATGATCAATATTGTCGTGCACTGTTAGTATGCATTCTCATTGGTTCTTGGCCTGATAATATTGAGTTTCTCCCTTCACCTTGAATTTTTTGTCGCATTGTTGACTTGATATGTTTTAAAGAATAAAATAGAGGAAAAAATTATTTAAGAAGTATGACTTACCAAAAAGGAAAAGTAGAGCCTTACTATTTTGGGACAGGAGTTGCAGTAATCAACTTTACAGAAAACAATCATATGAAAGATGTGCGATGAGTTATTAACCTTATTGTTTTATACATTTTCATGAGTTGACATTATTGAATTTCACTATAAATGGGGTTATAACTAATGATCAGACAACTTTATTTGTTTGTTGTGTAGGGTTTGATTCCGCGGGCAAAACTTTTGCTTACTCTTGGGGGAACATTCTTTTTGGCATTTTGGCCGTTGATCCTCGCAACTATTGCATCCTTCTCTGCTGTTTACCTGGTAATTAATTTCGGTGATCTTTGGTGTGCATATTTCTGATGTCTTTATTTTAAAGAGGCTACTGCACTTAGTTAACTTGTGTATTTATCTTTCTGCTATACCAAGTCTTTTGGGCTGGCTTATTTATATTCTGGAATGACTTTAAAAATTCaccgaagaaaaagaaaatcagatcTTTGTTCTTATATGATACTTGTTTAGTTGTTCATCTGCCCCTTTTTTTGGGATCCAGAAGATGCAAAAGCACAAAGTTACAAAAGTGTAAGGCTCTCAACAAAAATAAAGAGAACCAACAGAATCTATTAGCTGATTACATCTTTAACATAATTCAGTTTTGTCCAACAAAAAAGATTTGTCTAACATCTATACTTCAGCCGGGTAATGTGCAAACTGCAAAGCCTTTCCATAGAAGCATCTGTAGTTTCTTTCTTTCCATAGTGTCTAAAACACCAGCAGGGGTCATTTTTTCCATATGCTCCTAACTGTTTTTTTCACTTTCCACAACCCCCAATTGGTAGAAGCTGTCTTTACGGAGTATGATGTCACCCAATGAATACCAAAAATAGTGATGGTGTGTCATCCTGACAACTGTGCAGTGAAGAAATAACTGGTTGACATCCTCTACTTCAGTCTTGCACATATCGTGAAGGGGCTATTTAGTTAGGGGTAATTTTGGGGGATGGGCTTTACCTCATCAGAAAATAAATAAACTTATCTAATAGTTGTGAAACATATCATGATTGCTTTGAGGTATTATGCTTGTTCTGAGTAGGAAAAAATTAGAGATGATGAGTTAAagcgcaaaaaaaaaaaaaaagaaagacgaGCTATAGCAAAAATATCTAGCAAAATGTGGCCAAACAAATCTAATAGTTTGCAATGTCAAACTATGTTATGAGTCTCTGCTAATCTGAATTGCTACACATATATTATAAAAGTTGGGGATCACAAATGGCATGATTTTGGCCTCCAAGAAAGCCCGGGAAAAAGCAATTATACCTAAAAAGAATTcaacaaaagaaactaaaaaggTGCATGAGTTGAACATACCTCACGTGTTATTTGGTTTTGTGGAGGTTAGATTTGAAGCGTGTTTGACCCTATTAATTTACATTTCTTATGCTTTTGGATGTATTATGATCAGCTgctagttttatttttgttcctGATTTACCATTGACTGCTTCCTTCTCTTTCGGCAGTATTTCGGACCTCAGTTTGTCCACGATGCAAGCAACAGACTTGGTCCACCACCATATATTGATCCTTATGTACTACTCGAAGAAGAGAGGATATCACAGACAGCTCCACCTCTAAATTGAGTAGCTGCTTGTTTCATGAAGTTAGACCGTTCAAGTGTTAAGTAAAGGTTTCCATTGCTTATCCCCGGTATATTTACCTTATCATTTTCTGGTTGGACATTACCGTGATAGCTAGAAGATAATCATGTTGACTGAGAAATCTTATTTCTATGACTgtaaaatttgtaaaaaatgagaACGAGATAAGATTTCCTATTCCGAAGCACATACTGTATATTCTGTATTTTGATCCCTTTGATGGGAAGTCTCCAGTAATTCTTTAGAAGTGGAGCTTGATATGATAGCCCACGAGTTAGACGAGTATGAAAGTCTCAGTTGCTGTTAATTTTCCCTTCTCAGAATTCGACCTTGAAATATATCTCACCAGTATGACATAAAGTTTTCTAGTTTCAAGCTGACAACATACTAGTAAAGGGTGAATTTTATTGATGTTATTCTGCGTTCGTCGTACAATTTGTGAAACATCACTTGGTTCAATGATAGGAGTGATTCTATGTACTTGATGGCACTTGAAATTGTAATGCCATAGTTATTGTATTGAATGTCAAAACTTCATTCTGAAATAGGTTTCAAATCATTTTATCAATTGAAGGTATTCATCAGAGTCCTAAAATACTACTTTTCTCATCCCAATTGCAGGATACTAAAACAGTAAAAAGTTTGAATAGATTATAAAGTGTTTAGGGAAAATGTTTAAAAGGGA of the Nicotiana tabacum cultivar K326 chromosome 7, ASM71507v2, whole genome shotgun sequence genome contains:
- the LOC107792938 gene encoding uncharacterized protein LOC107792938, with product MASFQLLKSPFSFSQSNPDVFSTMVRRRFLRMRFQRKNRILNTFVDTKFRVCCRVQDSGNQSSSGEEPPESLFMKELRRRGMTPTSLLEETNTNTKEDEETISREEDGGFYRRNALSTDSGRNLTNQREQSMALNSEGLEGLIPRAKLLLTLGGTFFLAFWPLILATIASFSAVYLYFGPQFVHDASNRLGPPPYIDPYVLLEEERISQTAPPLN